In one window of Burkholderia sp. NRF60-BP8 DNA:
- a CDS encoding ABC transporter substrate-binding protein gives MVPFIKRFGALAAGFATCIALSTVSASAVAAEPTLKVGATATGVPFTFLDVKSNSIQGMMVDAITAAGKSAGFRVDVQQTVFSALIPSLTTQKIDIISAAMLKTPARQQVVDFSDTVYSFGEGLIVKADDPGRYTSMDDFKDQVVGAQVGTAFVDALNKKGIFKEVRTYDSIADIMRDVALGRIKAGFADQPIVAYQIEHGVNRQVRLVPEYQSVVKGQVCFIVRKGDTATLEQLNGAIRKMKSDGTLQQILQKWHMS, from the coding sequence ATGGTTCCGTTCATCAAGCGGTTCGGCGCATTGGCCGCCGGTTTCGCCACCTGCATCGCACTGTCCACCGTCTCGGCGAGCGCCGTGGCGGCCGAGCCCACGCTGAAGGTCGGCGCGACGGCCACCGGCGTGCCGTTCACGTTTCTCGACGTCAAGAGCAATTCGATCCAGGGGATGATGGTCGATGCGATCACCGCGGCCGGGAAGTCGGCCGGGTTTCGCGTCGACGTGCAGCAGACCGTGTTCTCGGCGCTGATCCCGTCGCTCACCACGCAGAAGATCGACATCATCTCGGCCGCGATGCTGAAGACGCCGGCGCGCCAGCAGGTCGTCGATTTCTCCGACACCGTCTACTCGTTCGGCGAAGGCCTGATCGTGAAGGCCGACGATCCGGGCCGCTATACGTCGATGGACGATTTCAAGGACCAGGTGGTCGGCGCGCAGGTCGGCACGGCGTTCGTCGATGCGCTCAACAAGAAGGGCATCTTCAAGGAAGTCCGGACCTACGATTCGATTGCCGACATCATGCGCGACGTCGCGCTCGGGCGCATCAAGGCCGGCTTCGCCGATCAGCCGATCGTCGCGTACCAGATCGAGCACGGCGTCAATCGCCAGGTGCGGCTCGTGCCCGAATACCAGAGCGTCGTGAAGGGGCAGGTCTGCTTCATCGTGCGCAAGGGCGACACCGCGACGCTCGAACAACTCAACGGCGCGATCCGCAAGATGAAGAGCGACGGCACGCTGCAGCAGATCCTGCAGAAGTGGCACATGAGCTGA
- a CDS encoding amino acid ABC transporter ATP-binding protein — translation MIRIDSIHKRFQQHAVLKGVSLDVQPGEVVCLIGPSGSGKSTVLRCINGFETYDEGSITIDGVKVDAHSKRIHELRMRVGMVFQRFNLFAHRTALENVMEGPVHVRRRPVAQAREQARALLDKVGLSHRMNAYPSELSGGQQQRVAIARALAMEPQAILFDEPTSALDPELVGEVLGVMRGLARDGMTMVVVTHEMAFAREVADRVCFLHDGTICESGPAREVLTQPTHPRTQEFLRRLLASDGADNPDRT, via the coding sequence ATGATCCGGATCGATTCGATACACAAGCGGTTTCAGCAGCACGCGGTGCTGAAGGGCGTGAGCCTCGACGTGCAGCCGGGCGAAGTCGTGTGCCTGATCGGGCCGTCCGGGTCCGGCAAGTCGACCGTGCTGCGCTGTATCAACGGTTTCGAGACCTACGACGAAGGGTCGATCACGATCGACGGCGTGAAGGTCGACGCGCATTCGAAACGGATCCACGAATTGCGGATGCGGGTCGGCATGGTATTCCAGCGCTTCAACCTGTTTGCGCACCGGACGGCGCTCGAGAACGTGATGGAAGGGCCCGTGCACGTGCGACGGAGGCCGGTCGCGCAAGCGCGCGAGCAGGCCCGCGCGCTGCTCGACAAGGTCGGGCTGTCGCACCGGATGAACGCGTATCCGTCGGAACTGTCGGGCGGGCAGCAGCAGCGCGTCGCGATCGCACGCGCGCTCGCGATGGAGCCGCAGGCGATCCTGTTCGACGAACCGACGTCGGCGCTCGACCCCGAGCTCGTCGGCGAAGTGCTCGGCGTGATGCGCGGGCTTGCCCGCGACGGGATGACCATGGTGGTCGTCACGCACGAGATGGCATTCGCGCGCGAGGTGGCCGATCGCGTGTGTTTCCTGCATGACGGGACCATCTGCGAAAGCGGACCGGCGCGCGAGGTGCTCACGCAGCCGACCCATCCCCGCACGCAGGAATTCCTCCGTCGCCTGCTGGCGTCGGACGGCGCGGACAACCCGGATCGAACATGA
- a CDS encoding NAD(P)/FAD-dependent oxidoreductase, with amino-acid sequence MSATNATPGWPDARWPDSLWAATAAPAPDTPALDASASCDVAIVGAGFTGLSTALHLAERGVNVRVIDGAQPGWGASGRNGGQVIPGLKYDPDELVRRFGDEAGEQLAGLVGGAADTVFDLIARHGIDCDARRHGWIQPAPTAAMLDTVARRAQQWAARGAPVDVLGRDDVARRLGTRAYAGGWIDRRAGSVQPLSYTRGLVRAVQASGAVVHGSTRAVGLTRADGRWRIATSGGATLSAERVVIATNGYTDGLWPGLRQSVIAANSFIVATEPLAPALGRDILAGGEVASDARRLLLYFRRDAAGRLLMGGRGPFADPRAPSDWRHLERATTLLYPQLKGVRFEYRWAGRVAITADFLPHVHEPAPGVTIALGYNGRGIAMATTLGKHLAAHLSGDARLPLPFRVTPIRPIPLHWLQRFYIAAGVAWYRLLDSLS; translated from the coding sequence ATGAGCGCAACGAACGCGACACCCGGATGGCCCGACGCACGGTGGCCGGATTCGCTGTGGGCGGCGACCGCCGCGCCGGCGCCCGATACGCCCGCGCTCGACGCGTCCGCGTCGTGCGACGTGGCGATCGTCGGCGCCGGATTCACGGGTTTGTCGACCGCACTTCACCTGGCCGAACGCGGCGTGAACGTCCGCGTGATCGACGGCGCGCAGCCGGGCTGGGGCGCATCGGGCCGTAACGGCGGGCAAGTGATTCCCGGGCTGAAATACGACCCGGACGAACTCGTTCGCCGGTTCGGCGACGAGGCCGGCGAGCAGCTTGCCGGCCTCGTCGGCGGCGCCGCCGATACCGTGTTCGACCTGATCGCGCGCCACGGCATCGATTGCGATGCGCGTCGTCACGGCTGGATCCAGCCGGCACCGACCGCCGCGATGCTCGACACGGTCGCACGCCGTGCGCAGCAGTGGGCCGCGCGCGGCGCGCCGGTCGACGTGCTCGGCCGCGACGACGTCGCGCGACGGCTCGGCACGCGGGCGTATGCGGGCGGCTGGATCGACCGGCGCGCGGGCAGCGTGCAGCCGCTCAGCTATACGCGCGGCCTCGTGCGCGCCGTGCAGGCGAGCGGGGCGGTCGTGCACGGCTCGACCCGCGCCGTCGGGCTGACACGCGCCGACGGCCGCTGGCGGATCGCGACGTCCGGCGGCGCGACGCTGTCGGCCGAGCGCGTGGTGATCGCGACCAACGGCTACACGGACGGGCTGTGGCCCGGCTTGCGCCAGTCGGTGATCGCCGCGAACAGCTTCATCGTCGCGACGGAACCGCTCGCGCCGGCGCTCGGCCGCGACATCCTCGCCGGTGGCGAAGTCGCATCCGATGCGCGGCGTCTGCTGCTGTACTTCCGCCGCGACGCGGCCGGGCGCTTGCTGATGGGCGGCCGCGGCCCGTTCGCCGACCCGCGCGCGCCGAGCGACTGGCGTCACCTCGAACGCGCGACGACGCTGTTGTATCCGCAACTGAAGGGCGTCCGGTTCGAATACCGCTGGGCAGGGCGCGTCGCCATCACCGCGGATTTCCTGCCGCACGTGCACGAGCCCGCGCCGGGCGTGACGATCGCGCTCGGCTACAACGGCCGCGGCATCGCGATGGCGACGACGCTCGGCAAGCATCTGGCCGCGCATCTGTCGGGCGATGCGCGACTGCCGCTGCCGTTCCGCGTCACGCCGATCCGGCCGATTCCGTTGCACTGGCTGCAGCGCTTCTATATCGCGGCCGGGGTCGCCTGGTATCGGTTGCTCGACAGCCTGTCCTGA
- a CDS encoding amino acid permease — translation MVSGNESDGLKRGLKNRHIQLIALGGALGTGLFLGIAQTIKMAGPSVLLGYAVAGIVAFFIMRQLGEMVVDEPVAGSFSYFANKYFGHFTGFLSGWNYWVLYILVSMAELSAVGIYVQYWWPGVPTWVSALVFFVAINLINLTSVKSYGETEFWFSIVKVAAIVGMIGFGGWLLASGHAGPEATVRNLWQHGGFFPNGVSGLVMSMAAIMFSFGGLELVGITAAEADDPKRSIPRATNQVIYRILIFYIGALAVLLSLYPWEKVVSGGSPFVLIFHALSSNLVANVLNVVVLTAALSVYNSGVYCNSRMLFGLAQQGNAPKVLCSVNKRGIPLAALGASALATGVCVLVNYFMPGKAFEVLMGLVVSALIINWAMISLIHLKFRQAKQAAGEKTSFRSLGYPFTNYLCLAFMAGILVVMYLTPDLRLSVYLIPVWLAVLAIGYRFRQKNAGFAVHDGVSAR, via the coding sequence ATGGTTTCTGGAAACGAGAGCGACGGCCTGAAGCGCGGGCTGAAGAACCGACACATCCAGCTGATTGCGCTCGGCGGCGCGCTCGGCACGGGGCTGTTCCTCGGCATCGCGCAGACGATCAAGATGGCCGGCCCGTCCGTGCTGCTCGGCTATGCGGTGGCCGGCATCGTTGCGTTCTTCATCATGCGCCAGCTCGGCGAGATGGTGGTCGACGAGCCCGTCGCGGGGTCGTTCAGCTATTTCGCGAACAAGTACTTCGGCCACTTCACCGGCTTCCTGTCCGGCTGGAATTACTGGGTGCTGTACATCCTCGTCAGCATGGCCGAACTGTCCGCCGTCGGGATCTACGTGCAGTACTGGTGGCCGGGCGTGCCGACCTGGGTGTCGGCGCTCGTGTTCTTCGTCGCGATCAACCTGATCAACCTGACCAGCGTGAAGTCGTACGGCGAGACGGAATTCTGGTTCTCGATCGTCAAGGTTGCCGCGATCGTCGGGATGATCGGCTTCGGCGGCTGGCTGCTCGCGAGCGGTCACGCGGGGCCGGAAGCGACCGTGCGGAACCTGTGGCAGCACGGCGGCTTCTTCCCGAACGGCGTGTCGGGCCTCGTGATGTCGATGGCCGCGATCATGTTCTCGTTCGGCGGGCTCGAGCTGGTCGGCATCACCGCGGCCGAGGCCGACGATCCGAAGCGCAGCATCCCGCGCGCGACCAACCAGGTCATCTACCGTATCCTGATTTTCTACATCGGCGCACTGGCCGTGCTGCTGTCGCTGTATCCGTGGGAGAAGGTCGTCAGCGGCGGCAGCCCGTTCGTGCTGATTTTCCATGCACTGAGCAGCAACCTGGTCGCGAACGTGCTGAACGTCGTCGTGCTGACGGCCGCGCTGTCGGTCTACAACAGCGGCGTGTACTGCAATAGCCGGATGCTGTTCGGCCTCGCGCAGCAGGGCAACGCGCCGAAGGTCCTGTGCTCGGTGAACAAGCGCGGCATCCCGCTCGCGGCGCTCGGCGCATCGGCGCTCGCGACCGGCGTGTGCGTGCTGGTCAACTACTTCATGCCGGGCAAGGCGTTCGAGGTGCTGATGGGCCTCGTCGTGTCGGCGCTGATCATCAACTGGGCGATGATCAGCCTGATCCACCTGAAGTTCCGCCAGGCCAAGCAGGCTGCCGGGGAGAAGACTTCCTTCCGCAGTCTGGGCTATCCTTTCACGAATTACCTGTGCCTGGCATTCATGGCCGGCATTCTCGTCGTGATGTACCTGACGCCGGATCTCCGCCTGTCGGTGTACCTGATCCCGGTATGGCTCGCGGTGCTCGCGATCGGGTATCGCTTCCGTCAGAAGAATGCGGGCTTTGCGGTGCACGACGGCGTTTCCGCCCGCTGA
- a CDS encoding amino acid ABC transporter permease, with translation MFFQNAIDFLPILLKGAVVTIEITACAFVLSSVLGLILALLKVSRHRAVSTAGSTIVNVIRGLPIIVQLFYMYFVLPDLGVQLSAFQAGVLGLGIAYSAYQAENFRAGIEAIDRGQIEAAHAIGMRGPMIMRRVVLPQAFRIALPPYGNTLVMLLKDSSVASTITVAEITRAGQLIASSTFQNMSVYTLVALLYLALGLPLMFGVNRLGKRLALRRGA, from the coding sequence ATGTTTTTTCAGAACGCGATCGATTTCCTGCCGATCCTGTTGAAGGGCGCGGTGGTCACGATCGAGATCACCGCATGCGCGTTCGTGCTCAGCTCGGTGCTCGGGCTGATTCTCGCGCTGCTGAAGGTGTCGCGCCATCGCGCCGTCTCGACGGCCGGCAGCACGATCGTCAACGTGATCCGCGGGCTGCCCATCATCGTGCAGCTGTTCTACATGTACTTCGTGCTGCCCGATCTCGGCGTGCAGCTGTCGGCGTTCCAGGCCGGCGTGCTCGGCCTCGGCATCGCCTATTCGGCGTATCAGGCCGAGAATTTCCGCGCGGGCATCGAGGCGATCGACCGCGGCCAGATCGAAGCCGCGCACGCGATCGGCATGCGCGGCCCGATGATCATGCGGCGCGTGGTATTGCCGCAGGCGTTTCGTATCGCGCTGCCGCCGTACGGCAACACGCTGGTGATGCTGCTGAAGGATTCGTCGGTCGCGTCGACGATCACGGTCGCGGAAATCACGCGCGCCGGCCAGCTGATCGCGTCGTCGACGTTCCAGAACATGAGCGTCTACACGCTCGTCGCGCTGCTGTATCTCGCGCTCGGCCTGCCGCTGATGTTCGGCGTGAACCGGCTCGGCAAGCGGCTCGCACTGAGGAGAGGCGCATGA
- a CDS encoding EamA family transporter — protein sequence MPIPVLFAVLCAAFLHASWNALVRSSGDRLRSATVLQIAIGLFALLFLPAAAPIAPASWLCVVASAVIHVVYTLLLVRAYEHGDLSVAYPVARGTAPLLVTLGAAAFAGERLNVGAQCGLVLICAGIMAIGLERRRGAKHRMTQVLPTAFATGVSIAAYSVVDGVGVRESGSTVGYTAWMFVLTGALMAAYYRLRAGPLRMTQAVGETAKAACGGVFAALAYGIVIWAMDRAPMGPVSALRETSVVFAALIARIYLGERLTPRRAAGCAVIAAGALLIGAFEAAS from the coding sequence GTGCCGATTCCCGTTCTGTTCGCCGTTCTGTGCGCGGCGTTCCTGCACGCGTCATGGAATGCGCTGGTGCGCAGCAGCGGCGACCGGCTGCGTTCGGCTACGGTGCTGCAGATCGCGATCGGGCTGTTCGCGCTGCTGTTCCTGCCGGCTGCCGCACCGATCGCGCCGGCGAGCTGGCTGTGCGTCGTCGCGTCGGCCGTGATCCACGTCGTCTATACGCTGCTGCTCGTCCGCGCGTACGAACACGGCGACCTGAGCGTCGCATATCCGGTCGCGCGCGGCACGGCGCCGCTGCTCGTCACGCTCGGCGCGGCGGCGTTCGCGGGCGAGCGCCTGAACGTCGGTGCGCAATGCGGGCTCGTGCTGATCTGCGCGGGCATCATGGCGATCGGGCTGGAACGCCGGCGCGGCGCGAAACACCGGATGACGCAGGTGCTGCCGACCGCGTTCGCGACCGGCGTGTCGATCGCGGCGTACAGCGTGGTCGACGGGGTCGGGGTGCGGGAGAGCGGCAGCACGGTCGGCTATACCGCGTGGATGTTCGTGCTGACGGGCGCGCTGATGGCCGCGTACTACCGGCTGCGGGCGGGACCGCTGCGGATGACGCAGGCGGTCGGCGAGACGGCGAAGGCCGCGTGCGGCGGCGTGTTCGCGGCGCTCGCCTATGGCATCGTGATCTGGGCGATGGATCGCGCGCCGATGGGGCCGGTGTCGGCGCTGCGGGAGACGAGCGTGGTCTTCGCGGCGCTGATTGCGCGCATCTACCTCGGCGAGCGGCTGACGCCGCGCCGGGCCGCCGGTTGCGCGGTGATTGCAGCGGGAGCGTTGTTGATCGGTGCGTTCGAGGCGGCGAGCTGA
- a CDS encoding Lrp/AsnC family transcriptional regulator, giving the protein MPEPVLDRIDRHLLSVLQENGRASNLDLAKAVGLSPAQTLRRHRRLEEIGAIRRYETRLCPDTLGFGVTAFVHVTMERGHIRDLSKFQKLVSDLAQIQECFSVTGDIDYVLKVVAHDLKGLSTFLLETLMRIPGVSGVHSSVCLDEIKCTSAMPVES; this is encoded by the coding sequence ATGCCTGAACCGGTCCTCGATCGCATCGATCGCCATTTGCTGTCGGTGTTGCAGGAGAACGGCCGCGCGTCGAACCTCGACCTGGCGAAGGCGGTCGGCCTGTCGCCCGCGCAGACCTTGCGGCGCCACCGGCGGCTGGAGGAGATCGGCGCGATCCGCCGTTACGAAACGCGGCTGTGCCCCGATACGCTCGGCTTCGGCGTCACCGCGTTCGTGCACGTGACGATGGAGCGTGGGCATATCCGCGATTTGTCGAAGTTCCAGAAACTCGTGTCGGATCTCGCGCAGATTCAGGAATGCTTCTCGGTGACGGGCGACATCGACTACGTGCTGAAAGTCGTCGCGCACGATCTGAAAGGGCTGTCGACGTTCCTGCTCGAAACGCTGATGCGCATTCCCGGCGTGAGCGGCGTGCATTCGAGCGTATGCCTCGACGAGATCAAGTGCACGAGCGCGATGCCGGTGGAAAGCTGA
- a CDS encoding cytochrome-c peroxidase translates to MTARPAFPSPDAAGTPAPRAPSRLLRRTAFVLGAAAIGYGAFAIAFPARVPAAIGTVVADWTGANPHPVVLQRPAAQPLSAVAQLGRALFHDPSLSASGKQSCASCHSPDHAYGPPNALDVQPGGLAMTQQGYRPPPSLMYLYRQPNFSIGPDAGENDAAPSVAQQATAAAGVVKAQKVAGTSAAPQLVPQGGMFWDGRADTLQQQAFGPLLNPVEMANASVDDVAHKLAQSSHRAQLEQLFGARVFDSPQLAVSEAMFAIARYQVEDPSFHPYDSKYDRWLEGRARLTQAELRGLRLFNDPDKANCAGCHLSKPGKDGLPPMFTDYQYEALGAPRNRALAQNRNPAFYDLGVCGPFRDDLKDQTQYCGMFLTPTLRNSATRHVFFHNGVFHTLDQVMAFYNERSISPQKFYSRGADGKVDEYDDIPPKYRANVDVTDAPFDRKPGDKPAMTAQDIKDIEAFLGTLTDAPAQH, encoded by the coding sequence ATGACAGCTCGCCCCGCGTTTCCGTCTCCCGATGCCGCCGGCACGCCCGCGCCGCGTGCCCCTTCCCGCCTGCTGCGCCGCACGGCATTCGTGCTCGGCGCGGCCGCGATCGGCTATGGCGCGTTCGCTATCGCGTTTCCCGCGCGGGTACCCGCGGCGATCGGCACCGTGGTCGCCGACTGGACCGGCGCGAACCCGCATCCGGTCGTGCTGCAACGGCCCGCCGCGCAGCCGCTGTCGGCGGTCGCGCAGCTCGGGCGCGCGCTGTTCCACGATCCGTCGCTGTCGGCGTCGGGCAAGCAGTCGTGCGCGTCGTGCCACAGCCCCGATCATGCGTACGGCCCGCCGAATGCGCTCGACGTGCAGCCGGGCGGCCTCGCGATGACGCAGCAGGGCTATCGTCCGCCGCCGTCGTTGATGTATCTGTACCGCCAGCCGAATTTCAGCATCGGCCCCGATGCCGGAGAAAACGACGCCGCGCCGAGCGTCGCGCAGCAGGCCACGGCGGCGGCCGGCGTCGTCAAGGCGCAGAAGGTGGCCGGCACGTCGGCCGCGCCGCAGCTCGTGCCGCAGGGCGGGATGTTCTGGGACGGCCGCGCCGACACGCTGCAGCAACAGGCGTTCGGCCCGCTGCTGAATCCGGTCGAGATGGCGAACGCGAGCGTCGACGACGTCGCGCACAAGCTCGCGCAGTCGTCGCATCGCGCGCAACTGGAACAATTGTTCGGCGCACGCGTATTCGACAGCCCGCAGCTCGCGGTGTCGGAGGCGATGTTCGCGATCGCGCGCTACCAGGTCGAGGATCCGTCCTTCCATCCGTACGACAGCAAGTACGACCGCTGGCTCGAAGGCCGTGCGCGCCTCACGCAGGCCGAACTGCGCGGGCTGCGCCTGTTCAACGATCCGGACAAGGCGAATTGCGCGGGCTGCCACTTGTCGAAACCCGGCAAGGACGGGCTGCCGCCGATGTTCACCGACTACCAGTACGAGGCCCTCGGCGCGCCGCGCAACCGCGCGCTCGCGCAGAACCGCAATCCCGCGTTCTACGATCTCGGCGTGTGCGGGCCGTTCCGCGACGACCTGAAGGACCAGACGCAGTACTGCGGAATGTTCCTGACGCCGACGCTGCGCAATTCGGCGACGCGCCACGTGTTCTTCCACAACGGCGTGTTCCACACGCTCGACCAGGTGATGGCGTTCTACAACGAGCGCAGCATCTCGCCGCAGAAGTTCTATTCGCGCGGCGCGGACGGCAAGGTCGACGAATACGACGACATTCCGCCGAAATATCGCGCGAACGTCGACGTGACCGATGCGCCGTTCGATCGCAAGCCCGGCGACAAGCCCGCGATGACGGCTCAGGACATCAAGGACATCGAAGCGTTTCTCGGCACGCTGACGGACGCGCCAGCGCAGCACTGA
- a CDS encoding phospholipase C — protein sequence MFRQALLVTACAAAALALFACGGSDDSTPAPAVSSQDALQTATPIKHVVVIYGENISFDHYFGTYPNATNPSGEPAFTAKPGTPTPNGLTGTLLTANPNFTNTANGTDAANPFRLDRTQAATADQNHAYTAEQQAEDNGLADLFPKYTGKGSSGGAGAFGTKGQVMGYFDGNTVTALWNYAQRFAMSDNTYTTVYGPSTPGALNVVAGQTNGMQIVKTSKQPSTLAASSYYINDGQGGFTMINDVDPGFDVCSSTTDQAMMSGKNIGDLLNAAKITWGGFMGGFNLSTTNGNGTTGCARSTVATAVNAATADYIPHHNWFQYYASTANPQHTRPSSIAAIGSSVEADGKTAEPANHQYDTDDFFAAVKAGNFPSVSYLKAPAAQDGHAGYSDPLDEQAFVTKVVNFLQQQPDWQNTAVIVTYDDSDGWYDHVYTSPTHASSDPVDQLNGAGKCGTGGTTGVNGATVNGRCGPGVRIPLVVISPYAKQNYVDHTMLDQSSVVRFIEDNWLGGQRIGGGSFDATAGDLRNLFDFTSKPNTTPLYLDPTLGTVLSAAPSI from the coding sequence ATGTTCCGTCAAGCCTTGCTCGTCACTGCCTGCGCAGCCGCAGCGCTGGCGCTGTTCGCCTGCGGCGGCAGCGACGATTCCACGCCGGCGCCCGCCGTGTCGTCGCAGGATGCGCTGCAGACCGCCACGCCGATCAAGCACGTCGTCGTGATCTACGGCGAAAACATCTCGTTCGACCACTACTTCGGCACCTATCCGAACGCGACGAACCCGTCGGGCGAACCGGCGTTCACCGCGAAACCCGGCACGCCGACGCCGAACGGCCTGACGGGCACGCTGCTCACCGCGAACCCGAACTTCACGAACACGGCCAACGGCACCGACGCGGCGAACCCGTTCCGCCTCGACCGCACGCAGGCCGCGACGGCCGACCAGAACCACGCCTACACCGCCGAGCAGCAGGCCGAGGACAACGGCCTCGCGGACCTGTTCCCGAAGTACACGGGCAAGGGCTCGTCCGGCGGCGCCGGCGCGTTCGGCACGAAGGGCCAGGTGATGGGCTACTTCGACGGCAACACGGTGACCGCGCTGTGGAACTACGCGCAGCGCTTCGCGATGAGCGACAACACGTACACGACGGTCTACGGCCCGTCGACGCCGGGCGCACTGAACGTCGTGGCGGGGCAGACCAACGGGATGCAGATCGTCAAGACGTCGAAGCAGCCGTCGACGCTCGCCGCCAGCTCGTACTACATCAACGACGGCCAGGGCGGCTTCACCATGATCAACGACGTCGATCCGGGTTTCGACGTGTGCTCGAGCACGACCGACCAGGCGATGATGTCCGGCAAGAACATCGGCGACCTGCTGAACGCCGCGAAGATCACGTGGGGCGGCTTCATGGGCGGCTTCAACCTGTCGACGACGAACGGCAACGGCACGACGGGCTGCGCACGCAGCACGGTCGCCACCGCCGTGAACGCCGCGACCGCCGACTACATCCCGCACCACAACTGGTTCCAGTACTACGCGTCGACCGCGAACCCGCAACACACGCGCCCGAGCTCGATCGCGGCGATCGGTTCGAGCGTCGAGGCCGACGGCAAGACCGCCGAACCGGCGAACCACCAGTACGACACGGACGACTTCTTCGCCGCCGTGAAGGCCGGCAACTTCCCGTCGGTCAGCTACCTGAAGGCGCCGGCCGCACAGGACGGGCATGCCGGCTATTCGGATCCGCTCGACGAGCAGGCGTTCGTGACGAAGGTCGTCAACTTCCTGCAGCAGCAACCGGACTGGCAGAACACGGCCGTGATCGTCACCTATGACGATTCGGACGGCTGGTACGACCACGTGTACACGTCGCCGACGCACGCGTCGTCGGACCCGGTCGATCAGCTCAACGGCGCCGGCAAGTGCGGCACGGGCGGCACCACCGGCGTGAACGGCGCGACCGTGAACGGCCGCTGCGGCCCGGGCGTGCGCATTCCGCTGGTCGTGATCTCGCCGTATGCGAAGCAGAACTACGTCGATCACACGATGCTCGACCAGTCGTCCGTCGTGCGCTTCATCGAGGACAACTGGCTCGGCGGCCAGCGTATCGGCGGCGGCTCGTTCGATGCGACGGCGGGCGACCTGCGCAACCTGTTCGACTTCACGTCGAAGCCGAACACGACGCCGCTCTATCTCGACCCGACGCTCGGCACCGTATTGAGCGCCGCCCCGTCGATCTGA
- a CDS encoding amino acid aminotransferase, with product MFEHIDAYPGDPILTLNENFQKDPRDRKVNLSIGIYFDAEGRIPVMGAVREAETALQRDSGPKPYLPMVGLAAYRDAVQSLVFGADHPARAAGRIATLQTLGGSGALKVGADFLKRYFPDSQVWLSDPSWENHRFIFERAGFTVNTYPYYDEATGGLKFDAMLAAIDALPARSIVLLHACCHNPTGVDLDEGQWEKLIDVIEARGLLPFVDMAYQGFGAGLDADAFAVRELARRGVPTLVANSFSKNFSLYGERVGGLSVVCEDAAAADRVLGQLAGAVRSNYSNPQTYGAKVVAAVLGTPALRKQWEEELSAMCRRIARMRQSIHDGLRDHVSGEALTRYVKQRGMFTYTGLTESQVDALREVHGVYILRSGRMCVAGLNDSNVGIVADAIGQVLKSGV from the coding sequence ATGTTCGAACACATCGACGCGTACCCGGGCGACCCGATCCTGACGCTCAACGAGAACTTCCAGAAAGATCCGCGCGATCGGAAGGTCAACCTGAGCATCGGCATCTATTTCGACGCCGAAGGCCGGATTCCGGTGATGGGCGCCGTGCGCGAAGCCGAAACCGCGCTGCAGCGCGACAGCGGCCCGAAGCCGTACCTGCCGATGGTCGGCCTGGCCGCGTACCGCGACGCCGTGCAATCGCTGGTGTTCGGCGCCGATCACCCGGCCCGCGCGGCCGGCCGCATCGCGACGCTGCAGACGCTCGGCGGCTCGGGCGCGCTGAAGGTCGGCGCCGATTTCCTGAAGCGCTATTTCCCGGATTCGCAGGTGTGGCTCAGCGACCCGAGCTGGGAAAACCATCGTTTCATCTTCGAGCGCGCCGGCTTTACGGTGAACACGTACCCGTACTACGACGAGGCGACGGGCGGCCTGAAGTTCGACGCGATGCTCGCGGCGATCGACGCGCTGCCGGCGCGCAGCATCGTGCTGTTGCACGCGTGCTGCCACAACCCGACCGGCGTCGATCTCGACGAAGGCCAGTGGGAGAAGCTGATCGACGTGATCGAGGCGCGCGGGCTGCTGCCGTTCGTCGACATGGCGTACCAGGGCTTCGGCGCGGGCCTCGACGCGGACGCGTTCGCGGTGCGCGAGCTGGCCCGCCGCGGCGTGCCGACGCTCGTCGCGAACTCGTTCTCGAAGAACTTCTCGCTGTACGGCGAGCGCGTGGGCGGCCTGAGCGTCGTCTGCGAAGACGCGGCCGCGGCCGACCGCGTGCTCGGCCAACTGGCCGGCGCCGTGCGCTCGAACTACAGCAACCCGCAAACCTACGGCGCGAAGGTCGTCGCGGCCGTCCTCGGCACGCCGGCGCTGCGCAAGCAGTGGGAAGAGGAACTGTCGGCGATGTGCCGCCGCATCGCGCGGATGCGCCAGTCGATCCACGACGGCCTGCGCGACCACGTGAGCGGCGAAGCGCTCACACGCTACGTGAAGCAGCGCGGGATGTTCACGTACACGGGCCTGACCGAATCGCAGGTCGATGCGCTGCGCGAGGTGCACGGCGTGTACATCCTGCGCTCGGGCCGGATGTGCGTCGCGGGCCTGAACGACTCGAACGTCGGCATCGTCGCGGACGCGATCGGCCAGGTGCTGAAGAGCGGCGTCTGA